In Chloroflexota bacterium, the DNA window CGGTCTGCAATATCGACCAGAGCGGTACTGCAGGAGCAGCCGCCAATCCTCTCTTCATCGCGCCGGGCGGCGGCGAGAACTACCGCCTGGGCGTCGGATCGCCGGCGCGCGACGCATGCGCGAGCCAGGGGGTGCTCGTCGATTTCGCCAACCACAGCCGGCCGTTCGGGGCGGCGTTCGACATGGGCGCCTTCGAAGGCGGGCGGTTCATCTTCTTGCCGCTCATTATGCGCTGACACCCGCCGGAGCGAACCACGGACCCGCGACTTTCATCGCGGGTCCGTGGCGTTTCCGTCACGCGGCGTCCCCGTTTCACGTTCACACCCATTGTCACTAAAATAGTGGGCATGCCCGACAGCCTTGCGCCAGCCGGCGACCCGCCGCTGCCCAAATTCAATCCGTTCGCCGATCTGCTCGGCCTGCGCTTCCTGCCGAGCGAGCACGGCCACTGCCACGCAACCATCGACGCCGGCGAGAACCTGCTGAACCCGAACCTGGTCGTGCACGGTGGCGCGGTCTACACGCTGGCCGACACGAGTATGGGCACGGCGCTGAGCCGCGCCTTGCCCGATGGCGAGCACTGCGCGACGATTGAAATCAAGATCTCATACTACGCGCCGGCGCATGCCGGGCGGCTGGACTGCGACGCGCACATCACGCACCGCACGCGGCGCTTCGCGTTCCTGGAAGCGGAGGTGCGCCAGGCGCAGCATATCATTGCGCGGGCGACCGGCACCTTTGTCATCGTGCGCCCGCACCGCGACCACGGCGAGACGCCGGCGCGCCAGCCATAGGCCATCCAACACAGCTCAGGAGGCATTCGTGTTTCAACCCCAGAATCTCTGCATGTTCCTGTTGATCGGCCTGGCCGCCGGCTGGCTGGCCGGCGTGCTGATGAAAGGTCGCGGCTTCGGTCTGGTCGGCAACCTCGTGCTCGGCGTCATCGGCGCGTTTGTGGGCGGGTGGGTGCTCGATCTGCTGAACATCGATCTGCGCCTGCCGTTCGCCAACCTGCTGACGGCCGTGCTCGGCGCGGTGCTGCTGCTCGGCGCGCTGAACATCGTCAAGCGGGCGTGAGCGTGGAACCGACCGTACGGCCGCGCATCAAGATCTGCTGCATCGCCAGCCGCGCCGAGGCCCAGGCCGCGATTCGCGCCGGCGCGTCGGCGCTCGGTCTCGTCTCGGCCATGCCGAGCGGCCCCGGCATCATCGCCGACGCGCTGATCGCCGAGATCGCGCGCAGCGTGCCGCCGCCGATCGCCACTTTCCTGCTGACCAGCCGCACCGACACGCGCGAGATCATCGCGCAGCAGGCGCACTGCCGCGCGAACACGATCCAGATCGTGGACCGGCTCGAGCGCGGCACGCACGCCGACCTGCGGCAGGCGATGCCCGGCATCCATCTGGTGCAGGTGATCCACGTCACCGGCGAGGAGTCGCTCGACGAGGCGGTGCGCGTCGCGCCGCAGGTCGATGCGCTGCTGCTCGACTCCGGCAACCCGTCGCTGGCGGTCAAAGAGCTCGGCGGCACCGGACGCAGGCACAACTGGGAGATCAGCCGCCGCATCCGCGCGGCAGTCGAGGCGCCGGTCTTCCTGGCCGGCGGGCTGAAGGCGGAGAACGCGGCGGAGGCGATCGCGCAGGTCGGACCATTCGGGCTGGATATCTGCAGTGGCGTGCGCACGAACGGCTCGCTCGACGAAGACAAGCTGGCGGCGTTTATGAAGGCTGCCGGCATCGGCGCGTAAACAAAGGCGGTGGGATGGGGGAGCCAGTCTATCATTATCGCTGGCAGTGGGATCTGCAGTCGAGCCCGGAAGCGCTCTGGCCGCTGGTCGCGGACACGAACCGCTTCGACCGCGATGTCGCCCTGCCCGCCGTCACCCAGGAAGGCGACGGCGAAGGCCTGGCCAACGCGCGCCGGCACTTGCGCATGACGCGCCTCGGCGTGCCGATCGAATGGTACGAGGACCCGTTCGAGTGGGTGCGCCCGTACCGCCTCGGCGTTGTGCGGCGCTTCGTGCGGGGCCCGGTGAAAGAGATGCGCACACAGGCGCAGTTGGAGCCCCGGCCGGGCGGCGGCACCCGGCTTATTTATGATACCTGGGCCACGCCGCGCAACTTGATCGGGCACGCGGCCATCCCGTTTCAGGTCGCCTGGTTGAGCCGCCGCGCGTTCGACCGCACGTTCCGCGCCTACGACAACTTGCTGGCGCGCAAACCCGATCTGACGGCGATCGATCTGCCCGGCCCGGTGAATTTCCCGGCGGGCGGCCGCGAGCGGCTGGCGATCATGGCCGGCGAACTGAAGACGCAGGGCTTCGATGCGGAACTGGTCGGGCGGCTGGCGCACCTGCTCGAAACCGCCGACGACCTGACGCTGGCACAGCTGCGTCCGTATGTGCTGGCCGATGCGTGGCGCGCGCCACGCCGCGCCGTGCTGGAGCTCTGCCTGGCGGCGACGCGCGCCGGCCTGCTGAATATGCGCTGGTGGCTGCTCTGCCCGCTCTGCCGCGGCCCCAAACAGCGCGCCACCTCGCTCGGCGAGATCAACCCGAACCTGCACTGCGAAGTCTGCAATATCGACTTCACCGCCAACTTCGAGCGCTCGGTCGAGCTGGTCTTCTTCCCGAACCCGGCCGTGCGCGAGAGCGAGGTGCGCGAGTTTTGCATTGCCGGCCCGCAGGTCACGCCGCACGTCGTCGTCCAGCAACTGCTGGCGGCGGGCGAAACGCGCGCCGTCAACCCGCTGCTCGACCGCGGGCGCTATCGCCTGCGTGTGCTCGGCATGCCAGGCGCGCAGGCGCTCGCCGCCGGCCCGGAGGGCGCACCGCAACTCATGCTGGCCGCCGGCGCGGCGGGCTGGTCGAACGACGAGTTGCCGATCAGCCTCTCGCCTGCCCTGACGCTCGAAAACCGCATGAGCGCGGAGCAACTGTTCATCCTGGAGCGCATGGCGTGGACCGACCAGGCGGTGACCGCCGCCGAGGTGATCGCCATGCAGTCGTTCCGCGACTTGTTCGCCAACGAGGCGCTGCGGCCTGGCGAGCGGATCAGCGTCGGCAGCCAGGTGATCGTGTTCACCGACCTGCGCGGCTCGACGGCGTACTACCGGGAGGTTGGCGACGCTGTGGCGTTCGGCCAGGTCATGAACCACTTCGACGTGTTGCGCGCCGCGGTTGTCGAGGAGGAGGGCGCGATCGTGAAGTACATGGGCGATGCGATCATGGCCGTGTTCCGCACGCCGACCGCCGCGCTGCGCGCGATGATCGACGCCCAGCGCCGCATCGACGCGCTCGGCGTCGCCGGCGCGTCGTTCGGGCTGAAGGCCGGCATTCACTTCGGGCCATGCGTCGCCGTGACGCTGAACGACCGGCTCGACTACTTCGGCTCGACGGTCAACATGGCGTCGCGGCTGGAGAAGTTTTCTGCCGGCGGCGACGTCATCATCTCGGCAGTCGTGCACGACGACCCGGACGTGCTGGCGTATTTCGCCGCCGAACGCGAGCGGGTCCGTGTCGAGCCGTTCGAGGCGACGCTGCGCGGCTTCGAAGGCGAGCAGTTCCAGTTGTGGCGCGTGATCGTGATCGCGCCGCAAGCTACATAAACAAAACCACCACAAAGACACAGAGGCACAGAGAAAACCAAATGCATTTCTCTGTGTCTCTGTGCCTTTGTGGTAGATTTCCATTTGGAGCAAACCATCATGCCCCCAGTGCTCGTGCGGTACAGCGACTACAAGGAATACCCGCCCGCCGAGATGGCCGAACGCGCCGCCGCGTTCTACGCCGACATCCGGCGGCGACGCACCGTGCGCGACTTCAGCGACCGGCCCGTGCCGCTGGCCGTGATCGCGGATGCCGTGCGCGCGGCGGGCGCCGCGCCCAACGGCGCGAACATGCAGCCGTGGCACTTCGTCGTCGTGAGCGACCCGGCGATCAAGCATCGCATCCGCCTCGCCGCCGAGGCGGAAGAGCGCGACTTCTACGAGCACAAGGCGCCCGCCGAGTGGCTCGCCGCGCTCGAACCGCTCGGCACCGATCCGCACAAGCCGTTCCTCGAAACCGCGCCGTACCTGATCGCCATCTTCGCGCAGGCGTACGGCGTCCTGTCCGACGGCCGCAAGGTCAAGCACTACTACGCGCAGGAGTCGGTCGGCATCGCCACCGGCTTCCTGATCGCCGCGCTGCATCATGCCGGGCTGGCCACACTGACGCACACGCCCAGCCCGATGTCGTTCCTGAACGAGATCCTGGGGCGGCCCAACAACGAGCGGCCATTCCTCTTGCTCGTCGCCGGCTACCCGGCGCACGACTGCCGCGTGCCCGACATTACGAAGAAGCCGCTCGACGAGATCGCCACATTCATGTAGGCCCGCGCCTGGAGGAGACGTTCTATGTGCCGGAGCATCAAACGCCTGTACGTGCCCGCGCAACCGGTCAGTGACAACGAGGTGCGCGCCGCCGCGCTGCAGTTCGTGCGCAAAGTCAGCGGCACACGCACGCCCTCGCGCGTAAAGACCGCCGCTTTCGAGCACGCCGTGGATGAGGTCAGCGCGGCCGTGCGGCGCATGCTGGAGGAGATGGAACGGGCGACTAGCAGCTAGTCGCTAGCGGCTAGCCCTTCCAGTTCGCTCACCACGCGGTCGAGCTCGTCCACCAGCGGCGAGCCGCCCGCGGCGCGGAACGCCGCGACCAGCGCGCGGTAATACCAGAGCGTGCCGTCCTTCCCGCCGTTGAAACGCGCCCAGAGGCCCTCGCCCAGCGTGCGGTAATCCGCGCTGATCGAGCGCACGTTGTGCAGTTTGTCCGCCGCCGAGACGAGCCGCACCGATTCCGACGCGCCCGGCAGGTGCGCCAGGTACGCCTCCTTGCGCGTGCGCCACGGCGGCTTCGGCACGACCTCCGCATCGGTGCAGCCCCACACAATCTGCTCGACCGTCTCGCCGTAGCGCCGGCGGATCTCGGCGGCCGTCACGCGGCCGCCCTGGTCCTCGATCGCATCGTGCAGCAGCGCGGCAATCGCCTCGTCCTCGCTTGCGCCTTGCTCGATGACGATGCCCGCCACCGCCAGCAGGTGCGCGATGTACGGGATGTGCGTGCCTTTGCGCGTCTGCGCACCGTGCAGTTGCGCGGCGTAGGCCAGAGCATCGGAGAAACGGGACGTCAGCATCGGTGTCCTCGCAGGCATACTCAATTCGCAGCGTCATTATAACGCCGGCGTACGAAACACAAAGCCCTCGCGGGGTTGTACGCCGCGAGAGCTCAATCATGTTCTGGCCGGTGCCTGCGCGCAAGAGCAGTTTGCGAAAGGAGCTGATACGCATTGCGTGGTAAACCG includes these proteins:
- a CDS encoding GlsB/YeaQ/YmgE family stress response membrane protein, with product MFLLIGLAAGWLAGVLMKGRGFGLVGNLVLGVIGAFVGGWVLDLLNIDLRLPFANLLTAVLGAVLLLGALNIVKRA
- a CDS encoding DUF2277 domain-containing protein — protein: MCRSIKRLYVPAQPVSDNEVRAAALQFVRKVSGTRTPSRVKTAAFEHAVDEVSAAVRRMLEEMERATSS
- a CDS encoding HD domain-containing protein; amino-acid sequence: MLTSRFSDALAYAAQLHGAQTRKGTHIPYIAHLLAVAGIVIEQGASEDEAIAALLHDAIEDQGGRVTAAEIRRRYGETVEQIVWGCTDAEVVPKPPWRTRKEAYLAHLPGASESVRLVSAADKLHNVRSISADYRTLGEGLWARFNGGKDGTLWYYRALVAAFRAAGGSPLVDELDRVVSELEGLAASD
- a CDS encoding nitroreductase family protein, which gives rise to MPPVLVRYSDYKEYPPAEMAERAAAFYADIRRRRTVRDFSDRPVPLAVIADAVRAAGAAPNGANMQPWHFVVVSDPAIKHRIRLAAEAEERDFYEHKAPAEWLAALEPLGTDPHKPFLETAPYLIAIFAQAYGVLSDGRKVKHYYAQESVGIATGFLIAALHHAGLATLTHTPSPMSFLNEILGRPNNERPFLLLVAGYPAHDCRVPDITKKPLDEIATFM
- a CDS encoding phosphoribosylanthranilate isomerase gives rise to the protein MEPTVRPRIKICCIASRAEAQAAIRAGASALGLVSAMPSGPGIIADALIAEIARSVPPPIATFLLTSRTDTREIIAQQAHCRANTIQIVDRLERGTHADLRQAMPGIHLVQVIHVTGEESLDEAVRVAPQVDALLLDSGNPSLAVKELGGTGRRHNWEISRRIRAAVEAPVFLAGGLKAENAAEAIAQVGPFGLDICSGVRTNGSLDEDKLAAFMKAAGIGA
- a CDS encoding PaaI family thioesterase, which translates into the protein MPDSLAPAGDPPLPKFNPFADLLGLRFLPSEHGHCHATIDAGENLLNPNLVVHGGAVYTLADTSMGTALSRALPDGEHCATIEIKISYYAPAHAGRLDCDAHITHRTRRFAFLEAEVRQAQHIIARATGTFVIVRPHRDHGETPARQP